One Sus scrofa isolate TJ Tabasco breed Duroc chromosome 10, Sscrofa11.1, whole genome shotgun sequence genomic window carries:
- the VIM gene encoding vimentin isoform X2 yields MSTRTVSSSSYRRMFGGPGTASRPSSSRSYVTTSTRTYSLGSALRPSTSRSLYTSSPGGVYATRSSAVRLRSSVPGVRLLQDAVDFSLADAINTEFKNTRTNEKVELQELNDRFANYIDKVRFLEQQNKILLAELEQLKGQGKSRLGDLYEEEMRELRRQVDQLTNDKARVEVERDNLAEDIMRLREKLQEETLQREEAESTLQSFRQDVDNASLARLDLERKVESLQEEIAFLKKLHDEEIQELQAQIQEQHVQIDMDVSKPDLTAALRDVRQQYESVAAKNLQEAEEWYKSKFADLSEAANRNNDALRQAKQESNEYRRQVQSLTCEVDALKGTNESLERQMREMEENFAVEAANYQDTIGRLQDEIQNMKEEMARHLREYQDLLNVKMALDIEIATYRKLLEGEESRISLPLPNFSSLNLRGYQ; encoded by the exons ATGTCCACCAGGACCGTGTCCTCGTCCTCCTACCGCAGAATGTTCGGCGGCCCTGGCACCGCTAGCCGGCCGAGCTCCAGCCGGAGCTACGTGACCACGTCCACCCGTACCTACAGCCTGGGCAGCGCGCTGCGTCCCAGCACCAGCCGCAGCCTCTACACCTCGTCCCCGGGCGGCGTGTACGCCACGCGCTCCTCGGCCGTGCGCCTGCGGAGCAGTGTGCCCGGCGTGCGGCTGCTGCAGGACGCGGTGGACTTCTCGCTGGCCGACGCCATCAACACCGAGTTCAAGAACACCCGCACCAACGAGAAGGTGGAGCTGCAGGAGCTGAATGACCGCTTCGCCAACTACATCGACAAGGTGCGCTTCCTGGAGCAGCAGAACAAGATTCTGCTAGCCGAGCTCGAGCAACTCAAGGGCCAGGGCAAGTCGCGCCTGGGGGACCTCTACGAGGAGGAGATGCGAGAGCTGCGCCGGCAGGTGGACCAGCTCACCAACGACAAGGCCCGCGTCGAGGTGGAGCGCGACAATCTGGCCGAGGACATCATGCGGCTGCGGGAGAA GTTGCAGGAGGAGACGCTTCAGAGGGAGGAAGCCGAGAGCACTTTGCAGTCTTTCAGACAG GATGTCGACAATGCTTCTTTGGCACGTCTTGACCTGGAGCGCAAAGTGGAATCCTTGCAAGAAGAGATTGCCTTTTTGAAGAAACTGCACGATGAG GAAATCCAGGAGCTGCAGGCTCAGATCCAGGAACAGCACGTCCAAATCGATATGGATGTTTCCAAGCCTGACCTCACGGCTGCCCTGCGTGATGTCCGCCAGCAGTATGAGAGCGTGGCCGCCAAGAACCTTCAGGAGGCGGAGGAGTGGTACAAGTCCAAG TTTGCCGACCTCTCCGAGGCTGCTAACCGCAACAACGATGCCCTGCGCCAGGCCAAGCAGGAGTCAAATGAGTACCGGAGACAGGTGCAGTCTCTCACCTGTGAAGTGGATGCGCTCAAGGGGACC AACGAGTCTCTGGAACGCCAGATGCGGGAAATGGAAGAGAACTTTGCCGTGGAAGCTGCTAACTACCAAGACACTATTGGCCGCCTGCAGGATGAGATTCAGAACATGAAGGAAGAGATGGCCCGTCACCTTCGTGAATACCAAGACCTGCTGAATGTCAAGATGGCTCTCGACATTGAGATTGCCACCTACAGGAAGCtgctggaaggagaagagagcag gatttctctgcctcttccaaATTTTTCTTCCCTGAACCTGAGGG GTTATCAATGA
- the VIM gene encoding vimentin isoform X1: MSTRTVSSSSYRRMFGGPGTASRPSSSRSYVTTSTRTYSLGSALRPSTSRSLYTSSPGGVYATRSSAVRLRSSVPGVRLLQDAVDFSLADAINTEFKNTRTNEKVELQELNDRFANYIDKVRFLEQQNKILLAELEQLKGQGKSRLGDLYEEEMRELRRQVDQLTNDKARVEVERDNLAEDIMRLREKLQEETLQREEAESTLQSFRQDVDNASLARLDLERKVESLQEEIAFLKKLHDEEIQELQAQIQEQHVQIDMDVSKPDLTAALRDVRQQYESVAAKNLQEAEEWYKSKFADLSEAANRNNDALRQAKQESNEYRRQVQSLTCEVDALKGTNESLERQMREMEENFAVEAANYQDTIGRLQDEIQNMKEEMARHLREYQDLLNVKMALDIEIATYRKLLEGEESRISLPLPNFSSLNLRETNLESLPLVDTHSKRTLLIKTVETRDGQVINETSQHHDDLE; the protein is encoded by the exons ATGTCCACCAGGACCGTGTCCTCGTCCTCCTACCGCAGAATGTTCGGCGGCCCTGGCACCGCTAGCCGGCCGAGCTCCAGCCGGAGCTACGTGACCACGTCCACCCGTACCTACAGCCTGGGCAGCGCGCTGCGTCCCAGCACCAGCCGCAGCCTCTACACCTCGTCCCCGGGCGGCGTGTACGCCACGCGCTCCTCGGCCGTGCGCCTGCGGAGCAGTGTGCCCGGCGTGCGGCTGCTGCAGGACGCGGTGGACTTCTCGCTGGCCGACGCCATCAACACCGAGTTCAAGAACACCCGCACCAACGAGAAGGTGGAGCTGCAGGAGCTGAATGACCGCTTCGCCAACTACATCGACAAGGTGCGCTTCCTGGAGCAGCAGAACAAGATTCTGCTAGCCGAGCTCGAGCAACTCAAGGGCCAGGGCAAGTCGCGCCTGGGGGACCTCTACGAGGAGGAGATGCGAGAGCTGCGCCGGCAGGTGGACCAGCTCACCAACGACAAGGCCCGCGTCGAGGTGGAGCGCGACAATCTGGCCGAGGACATCATGCGGCTGCGGGAGAA GTTGCAGGAGGAGACGCTTCAGAGGGAGGAAGCCGAGAGCACTTTGCAGTCTTTCAGACAG GATGTCGACAATGCTTCTTTGGCACGTCTTGACCTGGAGCGCAAAGTGGAATCCTTGCAAGAAGAGATTGCCTTTTTGAAGAAACTGCACGATGAG GAAATCCAGGAGCTGCAGGCTCAGATCCAGGAACAGCACGTCCAAATCGATATGGATGTTTCCAAGCCTGACCTCACGGCTGCCCTGCGTGATGTCCGCCAGCAGTATGAGAGCGTGGCCGCCAAGAACCTTCAGGAGGCGGAGGAGTGGTACAAGTCCAAG TTTGCCGACCTCTCCGAGGCTGCTAACCGCAACAACGATGCCCTGCGCCAGGCCAAGCAGGAGTCAAATGAGTACCGGAGACAGGTGCAGTCTCTCACCTGTGAAGTGGATGCGCTCAAGGGGACC AACGAGTCTCTGGAACGCCAGATGCGGGAAATGGAAGAGAACTTTGCCGTGGAAGCTGCTAACTACCAAGACACTATTGGCCGCCTGCAGGATGAGATTCAGAACATGAAGGAAGAGATGGCCCGTCACCTTCGTGAATACCAAGACCTGCTGAATGTCAAGATGGCTCTCGACATTGAGATTGCCACCTACAGGAAGCtgctggaaggagaagagagcag gatttctctgcctcttccaaATTTTTCTTCCCTGAACCTGAGGG AAACCAATCTGGAATCCCTCCCTCTGGTTGACACCCATTCCAAAAGGACACTTCTGATTAAGACGGTTGAGACCAGAGATGGACAG GTTATCAATGAAACTTCCCAGCATCACGATGATCTGGAATAA